Genomic window (Athene noctua chromosome 20, bAthNoc1.hap1.1, whole genome shotgun sequence):
AAGCATTCTCCCAATCTCTTTCTGTGTTTCTGCTAGGATTTCTGCTCAGTATTGGTAAGGACTCCATTGACTCAActctgggcagggcagggatggaattaaaaaaaatatattatatgCTAAGATGTTTGTATTTTTCCCCTCCAATCTTAATTAATCAGTTGCTAGCCCCAGATGGAAGAAGTTACTGTCCCTCCTCCTACCCCAAGAGTCAGATTCTCCCTGCTAAATTATCAAAGCAGAATTCTATTATTCCTtcaggacaaaacaaaacaaaattgcaaGTTTGTACAGAACACCGGAGTTAGCAGCCACATAAAACAGAAGATTAATTCACTAATTACTATTGTGCCTCTATGCCAGTGAGCTGAAGCAAGCAACACTGAATCCCAACACTATTTCATAacagagtaaaaaataaaaaaaatagagttaAGCCTATCTCTGTACCTCTGAGACGGCGTGCCGCCAGAGTGCACGCTTTCAGGTTCAGTTGTTGCTGCCGAGGCCAAAGAAAGACTGGAACCAGACTGAGCACTGCTCAAATTATCAGctacaaaataaaagagaaaatgtaaagcaGGTTTTGTTAAAGTAGATTTGCAGACTCAGTGAGAGCAAACAAATCATAATTCTTACGTGTGGAAGAACACTTTGTCCCTGAATCGCTGTAAGATTCTTCACGATGGACTGACTTTGGCCTGGGTTTTTTGGGCTTTGATTTGGGCTTTCCAAGACCTTGCTCCTCCAaaatttgctgctgttttttccttaGATATTCTTGCTTGATAAGTTCTCttcgagccttctcttcttctttCCGTATTCGGTCCTCCTCAGCTTTGCGACTGAAAAGCAAACATTACATTCAACATACAATGATTTTCCTCatcttaaagataaaaaaaaaaatattctttttcacaCGTTATTACCGTGCTTCATCTCTTTTTTGTTCAACTTCAGCCTCCAATTGCTGTTTCCGAATCCGAGCCTCCTCAGCTTTGCGCTGCTGTTTCAAAAGGAACGCTGCACGTTTTTTGGCGAGCTCGTCTTCTGCTTTCTGTTCATCCTGCAAAATTCATGGGGATAGAGAGTTTTTATTAAGgagtagaagaaaatatattcagCTGGACATCCCAAGATAGCCGAGGACTCCAGGAAGATTTCAGGAAAACGTAAGCTATTACTTTTGGATATCTACTTTTTTAGCATTGATGAGTATAAATCAGAACTGTATTGAACTTTCTGTTGCTCAAGAAAAATTTAAGAGACAGTTTTAGTGTTCCCTTAAgtctgtgaggggaaaaaacaaagggTCTCATCTCACTCTGACTCGTTTCTAAGTATGCTTAATCATCACAAAACCTTCTAGAACTGCAAAGTACAGTGCAACTACCATGTGGGATAGGATGGACAGCACAAACAACCCCAGTGTAACGGTAACCTTTGAGGCAGTCAGCATTAATCACACTATGTAAAACCAGAAGTTAAGTTCACAGAGACTGAGACAGCCTGGCTCAACTTTCTTGAAAGAGAAATTTAAGAAGTATCATCATGTCAGCACATTCGAGGTATTTACAGTAATCACTTCTAAGCACAAATTAAGATACTAAATGTTTTGATAGCACTTTTGAACATCAGGAGACACATTACTCAAAGCACATTCAACCCAACAATATGACAAATaccactgtattaaaaaaacaattgcTTAACCACCACCCCTTCCCCAAGCCGGAGTTAAGgtgcaaaatgagaaaaatcatttaaatttaatacattttcagCATGAGCCCTATATGCTATCATTACAGGataaaagcaaaagctgcatgaaaaatggtaattttttccAACAGTGCATTGCAGCATCTGATTATACAGCCATAAAATTAATTCTCCGTTAGGGCCCTTGGCTGCTCAAAAATCAGAGAAATTTGGGTGAAAAATTCCAAAAAGTCCCCAGTTCAGACTTTTAGCTCCCTGACAAGTTTTAAAACCTGTTCAGCAGGCTTTTCCTACGTACTGTGTTCTGTCAggatttttccttccctttgatACAGGTTCACAGAATGCTGGGATTGGAAATTCTTCCCttgcattctgtgattcttttgtgCTAAGTATTTACAACACATTTGTATGTTTGTCTGtttctcagacagaaaaaaaacctaagggaaagagaagaaaagcagggtTAACCCTGGTTCCTAGCGAAGTTAATGTATGAAGTCCAGGTTCTTGTTAAGTCAAAAACTTTTTTATCCACAAGCAATTATTTTccaatgcagtttttaaaaaaatcctaatatTGCAACCAAAATGTACCGTGTTCCAACAGAAGACTTCATGAAGAATGAGGTGGACAAAAACAGTTGTAATGCTGGGCAAATACGTAACAATAACCAAATGTAGGAAGGTAATATATTTACcttgaagaaaaaacccacaccagacTTCTGATCACCTTCACTAATGATATCCGTAGAGCTATCCTGGTTTTCAAGTTCTCCTTCATCTGGAGCTTTTAAGTCAGACAAGTCTACTTCAATGAGATTAGCCTTGCTTCTCAGTGGCTCATCCACTgggacattttcttttcctgagccATCAGAAGAATTCAACCCTGTTTCCTTGAAGCTGTTGTTCACCTCTTTGctcatttctgaaataatatttgcatCTTTGGAGGTGGAGAGAACAAGGGCCCGTTGATTGCTCTCATCATGAAGTCTATAGGTATCAAAGAAGCACTTTTCTTGAGAAGCACTTCCATGATCAGGACTACCTTCCAAGCCGATTTCTGGTGGTGTCTTTGACAAACTATTGGATGGAAAAGGCCTTAAATGTGGTAAGGTTTCTAGACTTTGCGTTGGGGTTTTAACACGCGCTGAATTTTGTTGTCTGTCTTTAATGACTTTCAAATCAGAGGGTCTCCCTGATCGAGGACTCCTTCCTTGACCAAATCGAGGTGGTTTACGGAGACTGTTCATTCCAGTTGGAGACAGGGGCTCAACAAAATGAATTGATGGTTTTACCTTTTGGTCCTGAGAGTTACTTCTGGTTCCCGGTGATGGCACTGTTGGAGATTTCATAAGTAGTTCCTGTTGCTGAGAAATCTTTAATATAGCCTGCTGAAGAGTACTGATTGTTTCATTTAGTTTTTCGATAGAAAGATCACATTCATTTATATCCACTTCAGTAACATTGTCTTCTAGAAGggcaacagaaataattttacttttttccaaatCATGTAAAGCAGCAGAGTCTTTTGGTTTATGTTGCTCAGCAAAAGCTAGGCTTTCttgcatttttacttttgttaCTTCTTGAGAATCATTAAgcatttcttctctctcctcctctttcacAAGAAACTCCTCAGATTTGGAACCCAAAGAAACCTCATCTAAGTCTTCACCATTGTGCCGAGAATATTCTTTTGCAAAATGTTCTGGTTTAAGAGGTTGTGGAGCATCAGGAGATTTCCCTTTTTTAACAACATGCAAGAAAGCTGCCTTGCCCAATTTTAGTCGCTGCCTCGCTGATAAGGCTTCCATCTTCTTCTTCTGAGCTTCTATCGCCCTTCGTTTCTCTTCCAACTGCATATGAAGCTGCACCAATTCAGAAGCTAAAAGATTAACGTTATCCTTATTTTGTCTGTTGGGGCTCTGTTCTCGCTTTTGTTTCCATGTGGTCAGTGGTGCTGGGCAGCTCTCTGATCCATCTGGTGTGGTCTTTTGTGAACTACTTGTGCTGGACTTTGTTTCATAGCTATTAAGTCTCTGAAGCTTTCGTTCTGCAAAATTGGTCATTCGGACACTCCCACTGGTCATTGACACGCTGCTAACTTGAGAAATTGTACTCAAACACGGGCTGGAACGCCCGCTAGCATCATCCTTATCTTCATGTTCTTTCACCTTCATATCTTCTTGCAATTTTGCAGATTCCTCCTCGCCAATGTATTTAGTGACTATAGGATGATCATCTATGACTACCAAATCCTGTTCAGTGTCTTCTATGTCCAAGAGATCTGAATCAGAGTCCTGCCTCACCATAGTCCATGTAGTATCCGGAGTATGCGAATTGAGACTTTTCACATAACTTACACTGACCTTACTTGCTATGTCATCATCAGATTTAGCAGCATGGAGAAAAAATCCTCCAGTGGATAGCTCCTGAGTGGAAGGATCTAAACTGCTACTAGCCAAAGGTCTGGAAGCTTCTAAACCTGCCTCCACCAGTGCCGCTGAATCCGCAGTACTAGAGTCTGCAACTGGAGTGAAATCAGAACTAGAAATTGGAGTAAAAGTCCTATTGAGGTCATGCTCATTATGATTGCTATTTGTTTTCTTGCGGATCAAAGGCAAGTGTCCttcatttaatctctttgttATAAAACTCCTTTGTTTCCCCTCCCCACATTCATCCTCTTTATTGATtatctgtttttcctttgctggtTTTAGAACAGCAGGCATTAAAGGCTCTAAGTAAAAACTGTCTGGTTTGCTTTCGGAAGCTTCGCTGCTTGTTTTTGGAGACCAAGCAGTGGCAACTATGCTGGGCACCCTGGTTGAGGCATTCTGCAATTCAAGATCACCACGGGTTGGCCTTTCTTCAGATCTGATTATCGCAATTAgctcttcatcctcatcctcgATTTCAACGTTGTTCAGCAAGCTCTTCCCGTTAGTTTTCATTGATGGAGGGTGGGGCTGATTTTTTGGAGTTACATTAACAATGTTTGAAGCAAGACTGTCCTTGCTGATTGATCTAGCCAGACTAATGCTATCACCAGATCCAGGGTCCACATCACTACTGGCAGAATGATGAAGAGCAAACGGTGTTGGCTGAGACAGAGGCCTAGAAAAGATAAGAAGAGTCTACTGATGCTTAAGCACATAAAGTTACAAATCTGCCGAACTAAGGACCATGATAATAGACagttaaaatttttgtttcatttgaaaaacGTATTCTGTACCAAAAGTGACCAGCAATATTAAATAGCAACTTCAGATAATTCAATTTTCAACAGTGCTCACTGAAAATCATGCTTAAAGTACTTTCAATTGCAACCCTAAAATCAGTCCTCTCTGAAATTGTACattaaaagacaataaaattaaGCAACTTTCACTCCTGTTCTAAGGAAGTGATCCCACACCACTACAATGAAATCATCACAGTATCCTTTCATTAAACAGTATTGTAATATTTAAATGCATCTGTTACCTGGGCTTCCTCTCTGGCCATGCAAGAACTGAACCTCGCGGCTGCCCGTCAACACGGGTCAGAGAATTAGAACGATGCCGCtgacctgaaatattttttaaattgttaatggtttagaAATGGTCTTTAAACTAGCACTTTTATTATTTAATAGTAAACATAATAAACTTTCACCAAGAGATGGCAGCAGAAAACAGATCTGCTGAAATATTAGTCAAAGACAGAGAgtcaaagcctgaaaaaaatacaatgaaaagtGACCACATATACGTATCTGACTTCAGGATTTCCAAACATGAAACTGTTCAATTTGCTTTCCTCATCAGCCCCctaacctttttaaaaaaaaaaaaagtcttcactgCATGTTGTTAGAGCCTAAGCAGTTGGAATGTTTGGTTGGCACCTGAgctgataaaagaaaataaattctgagcATCTCTGGGTAAGTATAAACCCTAgattttcagtaattaaaaaaagtGCTTAGGCAAAAGTTGCTAAGTACTCGAGTGAGTTTGTCATTCCAGATGACAACTTCCTAAGACTTTTGCTAGTCTTATAAACATTTGACAAGtggctttttcctttcttttcacagacactatttgttttcatttcttgcaCTTGAGTTCTGAAAAATAAGCtcatttgagagagagaaaaatttcaACATCCAGAAACTTTCTTAAAGGATCTTTAAAGACTTTTAACACAAAGATGACCTGCTCAAACTAAACATGTTTGCCACTTGGGTGACTGCAGTTTAACTCAGTTTTAGATCCTTCACATATATAAgcttacatttttattcattacTGTATTGACATTGACAGTCATTGCCTGTTGAAATGCAAATTCAAGGTGGACTTACCAGGGCTGTCTTCTCCCTGTAaagatttctgttgcttttgtctcaGAGGGAGCAGTGGATGGGAAGGGCTAAAGGCAGGGCTTCCTCCTTTGCCACTaattcagaaaagcaaaatttcattACTACAAGAACTTTTTTTGTATAATGAGAAAAACTATATAGTTGTGACATGACACTGGTGCTACCCCCAAtactctttaaaacaaaataatgtatcattcattttaaatgttaactGAAGAGAAGGAAAGGTTTTCACATGTAACACTACAAAAGTAAACTTACCACCTAAAATCAAACTGTTTAAGTTtctaaatacagatttaaaatgtAGCTTACGTAAACAGTACATTAGAGACAAAGTAAAGGCTGAAATAACTTATTGGTTGCCATCAAACTTGGGTCAGCTGAAAAACCTTGTCATTAACCTTCTTGTACATTAGATTTTATTTAAGTTTGTCTTTGTATCACCATTTATAGAACACAGCTAGTAAAAATGAGCTGCTTGAACAGTTTCCATGCTTCATGTTTTTTCCAAAATAGAAGTTAGACTAACCTCTTCTCTAACGCAATGGTGACATCTCCCTGGTGGGGCTTATGGGCATTTGCCAAAACAAAGATCAAACATAACAGTGCAATGTATTTCTCTAAACTTGAGAGTGGAGAGTATTTTAGAGACAGACAGCAACACAATTCAAATTCACTCAATTTGTACCAAAATCAGAATATTTAGGAACAGAAATTCCTAGGTTATCTAAAGGGAAATATAAATTGAAAATTAGTctaaacaacatgaaaaaaagacTTACAGATAGTCAGGCTCCTCAGGGTGCAGGTAGTATCTATTGCAAGCTTCAGGGCCTGTCTGAGCTGAGGGCTGCAAGTCTGCTGGACTGGTACCAGCGGGGCTGGCCATGAAACTTCGCTTAGTGGCATTGGAAATAGGAACAGGTGGACGACTGCTCTTCTGCTGCAACACTGTTTTAACTGTGCATATATTTCTAACATTAACACAACTTATACTTGCcgttaaaacaacaaaacagaacaggaagTTTTCAGATTGCACTGAAAACAACACTAAAATGACGACAACACTAAAATGAAATGTTAAGTACtagtctttatttaaaatatgtatcttaCGGTGACCTTAGTGGAAAGAAAGTTATAAGTAATTGCtggttttagggaaaaaaaaaaaaaacacccgtCTCATTCAAAAAATTAGAACTCAAGTAGATCTAGGACTAACTTTCACTCCATCTTCACTGCTTTGAAAGACCCTCAGCAAGCAGAAAGTTTGGGTAGAAACAAGACTCCAAAGTAAACACCATTGTGCAACAGTTTTGTTGTGATGcaagtattttaaataacacACTAACACTTATCATGAGTTAAAAACTCACCATCTTTTATTTCCTGAATATCTCTTGGTTGTACAAAGTCTGGTTTCACATTCTCAAACCACCAGAAGAGTTCTGCTATGAATACCATGACATTAGgctaaaacaggaaaaaagaaaaaacacgcCTCACAGTAACAAAACACTTAGGATTTACccacagtttaattaaaatatatcctTCATGATGTTTCTTACCTTTAAAACCAAAGGAGCATATAGCATGTCCTCCAACGTGAGGTAAAAGCATTTGTTCAGATATTCATTTGAGAATTCTCTCAGAAGTTGAATATTATAGAGGCTGTCAGCAATTGATGTTACCTCCTTCAAACAAATATCTAGAAAGGTGAAAGAGATGAGTAAGTTCCGACACTATTCCAATGTATCCCATCCACAACTAACAGAAACACTACGCACAGGAACTGCACAGACTGCTTACACACCATCatttaatatttaacatttctcTACCTGTTAAATCCCAGAGGgataggaaaaggaagaaaaccacagATAAAACAGTATCAGTTTCATATTCATTTTAGAATCCGTATAGGATTCTGTCTATCACAGCAACAGAAAAGGTAAGCAGGCTACAAAGAACACATAATGACAAAATACAAAAGCAATTAAAGACAGACAACTTAATTTGCAAATAATAAAAGGTTACTCCTAGGAATCACAGTGCTGGTTCCTTCTGAAACTATTCAGGAGCTCTGCAAGGTACAAATCTGAGAATTTAAAAACCAGTGCAAAACGTCGATTCACAGGGCATtgaattattaagaaaaaaattttctgggAAAGAGAATATCTTGTTCAATATGCTGAAGAATGACAATAGCTGAAGACGGggagaaactattttaaaatctagattttaaaatgtcaaattatGTACTCAGAGAAGAACATGAGAATTATCAGCTAACAGTAGCGGACATGTATGCCTTCTTTATGGTCTACTGAAACCAAGCTCGGTTATTTGAACAAAGAAAGCCTTATCATCTACATCTATAAAAGGAACGATTATTTTGTAGCTCATAATATTCAGAGCAGAGACTTCTAAATACAgtaagtgaaaaaacaaaatcaaagagaGGTTACATTTTAAATACCCTGATGCAGATTCCGTATGTGACTGGAGTCTTAACTTGCTGTAGTGCACTATCTATTAGACGTGTTGCATTTTTATTTGGCAATGTATTTCTAGTTTAAATTTCAAagatttcagaatttattttttttttccctagaaaccTTTATTACATACCATCTAGTTTCATTTGCTCTGGACAATAATAGTGTATCACAGCTAGAAGAGCAGCACCATCGCTACCATCCTTCATCAGATCTTCAAGCAAAGGAAAGTAAGGTAGTTGCCTGCTTGAAAGATGGTCTCTTCGGTAACGCAcctaacaaaagaaaacaaatgttcatATAAtgctaacaaaaagaaaaaaataaaaggaatttttgtTAAGCACTGAAAGCTCTTTACGGTGGATCCTTTATAGCATTCTGCTCTAAGTCAAAAACAATTTAGGAGCTTATACTTTTCTCTCAAAGGAAGCCAATTCTGAAGAATATACTGCTTCTCTCCCAATCATTCTCCTCGTATCTGGAAGCAATCCGTGCTGCTCAATTCCAAGCTTCATTCACACATCTTGACTTATTACAAGCAATTTAAGTCAAAAAGTCCTTCCACACAGATGCATGAATGCAGCAGATCCAAAGAAAGAGACACAGATAACTACATGAAAACACGTAAAAGCTtgggaaaaaccaaaacaaaaaccacagcaaaaaaTAATTCACATGAGCTAGTGATTTCTCATACTTTACCTACATCCACTGACTTGCTGTCATGTCCACAGACAGCAAAGTTCTCTCAGAACGATTCAAAACATTGTATGGTTGGCAAGCCAGTACGCAATACTAACgtcatgcaaaagaaaacaacGCAGCCTTTTCCAAAAACGGTCAGCCAGAGGAGCAAGTAGGCCTTTtacatcaacagcaaaactcCTTGATTTCACTACAGATCAATATCAAACTCTCTGCAAACCACCCTCTAGCCCTCATGTAACTGGGAGCATAGCTGAAGCCAGTCAACCGTGGAATAGATCTAATAAATCTTGGCATTGCTTCTTGCAATTTTCGCAAGAAAAGTTTTGGTGTGGATATTTATTAAGTATCCACATGCTAGCTAGACTAGAAGGTTGTACCTAAGTTTGAGCAGCGAAGCGATGAGGCAAGCCAAAGAACACCACACTGCAGAGCCTAGCAGAAATACCTTTCAGTGTTGGAAAAAAGATCCCTTTTCCACTTTAGCATATTAATATCACTTAGCATTTAACAAACTATCTTGACTGATGTGCTGGCCTAACATGCAGATATACAGAGAATGTATTTAATCATCAGAGGAAAGCTGGATTTTACCAATGATATCACACACTTTCCAAGACAACCTGGGAAAGCTCtctacacacaaacacacactcctATGTGTCAGTTTAGGATGGcacaggctgagaaaaaaaaaaatccattcaaatgAACCAAGATCCCTTATAAGCAGAGCACTAAGAAgcagtttcatttatttattttatataaacatgTTACGTTAAAGTTTCCCTGGCAAAGGCAAGTAACTCAAAGCTATCTCTATATGctaatgttatttttcctgtccttttaccaggtgcaaaatatttttttccccagcctggAGCACGACACAAATATGTAATGGAATGTGAATCATACTGTACCACACGAGCATATTCCACTGGTTCCAGCATGCAGTGCGATATGGCATGCATCAGATCAGGCTTACACAAAAAGAAATAGCGAGATATACCACGGTGATTATTGAAACAAGAAACAAATCAAATGCATTAGCAACATCCATTATGCAATGGGAATGTGGTCATTAAGTCTGATAAAATAAGTATGCACACTAAGGTGAACTGGTTAGCTTAAAAGGTTCATCATTTATCCACTTAGTCAAAGTAAGCATATTAAAGACAAACTTCAGAAATTCCTTTTTAGACTTTAATTCCTCCTGTATGTAAAGTAGATACAAACATTTCCTTTCCAATAGGATTAAAAGGGTATTTAAACCAACTACAGTCAATACTGAGAACCAAAACCTATTCCTTGTTTATTTTAGCTCTGGTGAAAAACCAAATTTAT
Coding sequences:
- the CAMSAP1 gene encoding calmodulin-regulated spectrin-associated protein 1 isoform X2; translated protein: MVDVDVCASGDSTRRKMDALADSAVEIVPLELYDSARAKIAANLQWICAKAYGIDNVPEELKDPFYIDQYEQEHIKPPVIKLLLSSELYCRVCSLILKGDQVAALQGHQSVIQALSRKGIYVMESDDTPVSESDLGCAPIKMSSHMAMIDALMMAYTVEMISIEKVVASVKRFSTFSASKELPYDLEDAMVFWINKVNLKMREITEKEIKLKQQLMESPGHQKPDLMHAISHCMLEPVEYARVVRYRRDHLSSRQLPYFPLLEDLMKDGSDGAALLAVIHYYCPEQMKLDDICLKEVTSIADSLYNIQLLREFSNEYLNKCFYLTLEDMLYAPLVLKPNVMVFIAELFWWFENVKPDFVQPRDIQEIKDVKTVLQQKSSRPPVPISNATKRSFMASPAGTSPADLQPSAQTGPEACNRYYLHPEEPDYLGKGGSPAFSPSHPLLPLRQKQQKSLQGEDSPGQRHRSNSLTRVDGQPRGSVLAWPERKPRPLSQPTPFALHHSASSDVDPGSGDSISLARSISKDSLASNIVNVTPKNQPHPPSMKTNGKSLLNNVEIEDEDEELIAIIRSEERPTRGDLELQNASTRVPSIVATAWSPKTSSEASESKPDSFYLEPLMPAVLKPAKEKQIINKEDECGEGKQRSFITKRLNEGHLPLIRKKTNSNHNEHDLNRTFTPISSSDFTPVADSSTADSAALVEAGLEASRPLASSSLDPSTQELSTGGFFLHAAKSDDDIASKVSVSYVKSLNSHTPDTTWTMVRQDSDSDLLDIEDTEQDLVVIDDHPIVTKYIGEEESAKLQEDMKVKEHEDKDDASGRSSPCLSTISQVSSVSMTSGSVRMTNFAERKLQRLNSYETKSSTSSSQKTTPDGSESCPAPLTTWKQKREQSPNRQNKDNVNLLASELVQLHMQLEEKRRAIEAQKKKMEALSARQRLKLGKAAFLHVVKKGKSPDAPQPLKPEHFAKEYSRHNGEDLDEVSLGSKSEEFLVKEEEREEMLNDSQEVTKVKMQESLAFAEQHKPKDSAALHDLEKSKIISVALLEDNVTEVDINECDLSIEKLNETISTLQQAILKISQQQELLMKSPTVPSPGTRSNSQDQKVKPSIHFVEPLSPTGMNSLRKPPRFGQGRSPRSGRPSDLKVIKDRQQNSARVKTPTQSLETLPHLRPFPSNSLSKTPPEIGLEGSPDHGSASQEKCFFDTYRLHDESNQRALVLSTSKDANIISEMSKEVNNSFKETGLNSSDGSGKENVPVDEPLRSKANLIEVDLSDLKAPDEGELENQDSSTDIISEGDQKSGVGFFFKDEQKAEDELAKKRAAFLLKQQRKAEEARIRKQQLEAEVEQKRDEARRKAEEDRIRKEEEKARRELIKQEYLRKKQQQILEEQGLGKPKSKPKKPRPKSVHREESYSDSGTKCSSTPDNLSSAQSGSSLSLASAATTEPESVHSGGTPSQRVESMESLPILSRNPSRNTERDWENASTASSIASVAEYTGPKLFKEPSSKSNKPIIHNAISHCCLAGKVNEPHKNSILEELEKCDANHYIILFRDAGCQFRALYCYYPDTEEIYKLTGTGPKSITKKMIDKLYKYSSDRKQFNVIPAKTMSVSVDALTIHNHLWQAKRPAVPKKTQTRK
- the CAMSAP1 gene encoding calmodulin-regulated spectrin-associated protein 1 isoform X1 — translated: MVDVDVCASGDSTRRKMDALADSAVEIVPLELYDSARAKIAANLQWICAKAYGIDNVPEELKDPFYIDQYEQEHIKPPVIKLLLSSELYCRVCSLILKGDQVAALQGHQSVIQALSRKGIYVMESDDTPVSESDLGCAPIKMSSHMAMIDALMMAYTVEMISIEKVVASVKRFSTFSASKELPYDLEDAMVFWINKVNLKMREITEKEIKLKQQLMESPGHQKSPSKWYWKLVPPDLMHAISHCMLEPVEYARVVRYRRDHLSSRQLPYFPLLEDLMKDGSDGAALLAVIHYYCPEQMKLDDICLKEVTSIADSLYNIQLLREFSNEYLNKCFYLTLEDMLYAPLVLKPNVMVFIAELFWWFENVKPDFVQPRDIQEIKDVKTVLQQKSSRPPVPISNATKRSFMASPAGTSPADLQPSAQTGPEACNRYYLHPEEPDYLGKGGSPAFSPSHPLLPLRQKQQKSLQGEDSPGQRHRSNSLTRVDGQPRGSVLAWPERKPRPLSQPTPFALHHSASSDVDPGSGDSISLARSISKDSLASNIVNVTPKNQPHPPSMKTNGKSLLNNVEIEDEDEELIAIIRSEERPTRGDLELQNASTRVPSIVATAWSPKTSSEASESKPDSFYLEPLMPAVLKPAKEKQIINKEDECGEGKQRSFITKRLNEGHLPLIRKKTNSNHNEHDLNRTFTPISSSDFTPVADSSTADSAALVEAGLEASRPLASSSLDPSTQELSTGGFFLHAAKSDDDIASKVSVSYVKSLNSHTPDTTWTMVRQDSDSDLLDIEDTEQDLVVIDDHPIVTKYIGEEESAKLQEDMKVKEHEDKDDASGRSSPCLSTISQVSSVSMTSGSVRMTNFAERKLQRLNSYETKSSTSSSQKTTPDGSESCPAPLTTWKQKREQSPNRQNKDNVNLLASELVQLHMQLEEKRRAIEAQKKKMEALSARQRLKLGKAAFLHVVKKGKSPDAPQPLKPEHFAKEYSRHNGEDLDEVSLGSKSEEFLVKEEEREEMLNDSQEVTKVKMQESLAFAEQHKPKDSAALHDLEKSKIISVALLEDNVTEVDINECDLSIEKLNETISTLQQAILKISQQQELLMKSPTVPSPGTRSNSQDQKVKPSIHFVEPLSPTGMNSLRKPPRFGQGRSPRSGRPSDLKVIKDRQQNSARVKTPTQSLETLPHLRPFPSNSLSKTPPEIGLEGSPDHGSASQEKCFFDTYRLHDESNQRALVLSTSKDANIISEMSKEVNNSFKETGLNSSDGSGKENVPVDEPLRSKANLIEVDLSDLKAPDEGELENQDSSTDIISEGDQKSGVGFFFKDEQKAEDELAKKRAAFLLKQQRKAEEARIRKQQLEAEVEQKRDEARRKAEEDRIRKEEEKARRELIKQEYLRKKQQQILEEQGLGKPKSKPKKPRPKSVHREESYSDSGTKCSSTPDNLSSAQSGSSLSLASAATTEPESVHSGGTPSQRVESMESLPILSRNPSRNTERDWENASTASSIASVAEYTGPKLFKEPSSKSNKPIIHNAISHCCLAGKVNEPHKNSILEELEKCDANHYIILFRDAGCQFRALYCYYPDTEEIYKLTGTGPKSITKKMIDKLYKYSSDRKQFNVIPAKTMSVSVDALTIHNHLWQAKRPAVPKKTQTRK
- the CAMSAP1 gene encoding calmodulin-regulated spectrin-associated protein 1 isoform X4, whose translation is MVDVDVCASGDSTRRKMDALADSAVEIVPLELYDSARAKIAANLQWICAKAYGIDNVPEELKDPFYIDQYEQEHIKPPVIKLLLSSELYCRVCSLILKGDQVAALQGHQSVIQALSRKGIYVMESDDTPVSESDLGCAPIKMSSHMAMIDALMMAYTVEMISIEKVVASVKRFSTFSASKELPYDLEDAMVFWINKVNLKMREITEKEIKLKQQLMESPGHQKVRYRRDHLSSRQLPYFPLLEDLMKDGSDGAALLAVIHYYCPEQMKLDDICLKEVTSIADSLYNIQLLREFSNEYLNKCFYLTLEDMLYAPLVLKPNVMVFIAELFWWFENVKPDFVQPRDIQEIKDVKTVLQQKSSRPPVPISNATKRSFMASPAGTSPADLQPSAQTGPEACNRYYLHPEEPDYLGKGGSPAFSPSHPLLPLRQKQQKSLQGEDSPGQRHRSNSLTRVDGQPRGSVLAWPERKPRPLSQPTPFALHHSASSDVDPGSGDSISLARSISKDSLASNIVNVTPKNQPHPPSMKTNGKSLLNNVEIEDEDEELIAIIRSEERPTRGDLELQNASTRVPSIVATAWSPKTSSEASESKPDSFYLEPLMPAVLKPAKEKQIINKEDECGEGKQRSFITKRLNEGHLPLIRKKTNSNHNEHDLNRTFTPISSSDFTPVADSSTADSAALVEAGLEASRPLASSSLDPSTQELSTGGFFLHAAKSDDDIASKVSVSYVKSLNSHTPDTTWTMVRQDSDSDLLDIEDTEQDLVVIDDHPIVTKYIGEEESAKLQEDMKVKEHEDKDDASGRSSPCLSTISQVSSVSMTSGSVRMTNFAERKLQRLNSYETKSSTSSSQKTTPDGSESCPAPLTTWKQKREQSPNRQNKDNVNLLASELVQLHMQLEEKRRAIEAQKKKMEALSARQRLKLGKAAFLHVVKKGKSPDAPQPLKPEHFAKEYSRHNGEDLDEVSLGSKSEEFLVKEEEREEMLNDSQEVTKVKMQESLAFAEQHKPKDSAALHDLEKSKIISVALLEDNVTEVDINECDLSIEKLNETISTLQQAILKISQQQELLMKSPTVPSPGTRSNSQDQKVKPSIHFVEPLSPTGMNSLRKPPRFGQGRSPRSGRPSDLKVIKDRQQNSARVKTPTQSLETLPHLRPFPSNSLSKTPPEIGLEGSPDHGSASQEKCFFDTYRLHDESNQRALVLSTSKDANIISEMSKEVNNSFKETGLNSSDGSGKENVPVDEPLRSKANLIEVDLSDLKAPDEGELENQDSSTDIISEGDQKSGVGFFFKDEQKAEDELAKKRAAFLLKQQRKAEEARIRKQQLEAEVEQKRDEARRKAEEDRIRKEEEKARRELIKQEYLRKKQQQILEEQGLGKPKSKPKKPRPKSVHREESYSDSGTKCSSTPDNLSSAQSGSSLSLASAATTEPESVHSGGTPSQRVESMESLPILSRNPSRNTERDWENASTASSIASVAEYTGPKLFKEPSSKSNKPIIHNAISHCCLAGKVNEPHKNSILEELEKCDANHYIILFRDAGCQFRALYCYYPDTEEIYKLTGTGPKSITKKMIDKLYKYSSDRKQFNVIPAKTMSVSVDALTIHNHLWQAKRPAVPKKTQTRK